Proteins from a genomic interval of Neodiprion lecontei isolate iyNeoLeco1 chromosome 2, iyNeoLeco1.1, whole genome shotgun sequence:
- the LOC107218123 gene encoding ADP-ribosylation factor 2, producing MGLTISSLLTRLFGKKQMRILMVGLDAAGKTTILYKLKLGEIVTTIPTIGFNVETVEYKNICFTVWDVGGQDKIRPLWRHYFQNTQGLIYVVDSSDRDRIAEAERELANMLQEDELRDAVLLVFANKQDLPNAMSAAELTDKLGLNALRGRHWYIQSTCATQGHGLYEGLDWLSNELAKK from the coding sequence ATGGGCCTGACCATAAGTAGCCTCTTAACACGCCTATTTGGCAAAAAGCAGATGCGTATATTGATGGTCGGTCTCGACGCTGCCGGAAAAACAACCATCCTCTACAAGCTTAAGCTGGGTGAAATCGTGACGACCATACCCACCATTGGTTTCAATGTTGAAACGGTAGAGTACAAAAACATCTGCTTCACGGTGTGGGACGTTGGTGGTCAGGACAAAATCCGACCCCTCTGGAGGCACTACTTTCAAAATACGCAAGGACTGATTTACGTCGTAGACAGCAGCGATAGAGACCGTATCGCTGAAGCAGAACGAGAGCTAGCCAATATGTTACAAGAGGACGAACTGAGGGACGCCGTTCTTTTGGTTTTTGCCAACAAACAGGATTTGCCCAACGCCATGTCGGCAGCCGAACTCACCGACAAATTAGGTCTTAACGCCCTGCGAGGGCGTCATTGGTACATTCAAAGCACCTGCGCCACCCAAGGACACGGACTCTACGAAGGGCTCGATTGGCTCAGCAATGAGTTGGCTAAAAAGTGA
- the LOC107218118 gene encoding E3 ubiquitin-protein ligase ZNF598, producing MSKSEDHNDTDNACVVCFKNVEIYSIGMCEHPVCHDCSTRMRVLCCQNECPICRQDLPKVVFTREVKPFRHLRKGNLFDKRYNIYFDDEGIQERFIKLLAHSCDICKERQVFSNFNSLKDHMRRLHELHYCDLCVDNLKIFSHERRCYTRSDLAQHRRKGDVDDRSHKGHPLCEFCDQRYMDNDELFRHLRRDHLYCHFCDADGLHQYYSTYDYLRDHFRLEHFLCEEGPCAEEKFTCVFRSDIDLKAHKASIHGKQLGKAAAKQARTLELEFTLAPRGDSRNNRRMPGISSLTRNTREHNSNRDYNNREYNNRDFQQEAGAVGGVDYFLTTNEPTYLRQPSVDFQSTQEFPTLGNATPVVPNLGQTKSRGNLTIRSTMRPTTLDVTDENFPALGPESSSASGTISKTVNLSVSSSNKLGPSTPQRQQSATSNVSIHVNHKPNGTVTTRVSGPNIRIRPAQLSRDSDFPALGNPEPSTNLNTAQWTKVTCTKTPHNVVPKSKKVAPPPLAPSPPIASGKDFPSLSKSSKSNKQSTISVVPSTPSWVQPQTSETNSAKATSDCTKGKTKKKKAKQITNSSNSSGNESSSSKSNSNASNLNKDKESFKNAEDVVKKENSASKNSTDEPKKVEDVKRGGGTSKSKAASAMVSEELKQNEEVPRKDNEQSKKEKKKSKNVSQINVSSTDNTFNSASSVNGNSSTVNAQPNTVQRKRSELKIDSLKSTNNNTNFEDFPALGSLPTRPPGFTEPPPGFGSAPPPPPGFFVTLNSVQRPQSNGLTFTNSSGQSYSILPNNDKQQDKHYEYVPPPDFSKRNKNLVAKVSEELGVSEAIEEFRYLSGLFRQGTCNAQDYYSRCRDSMGMSAFGTIFPELLVLLPDISKQQELFKIHKKESGSKLKGLDACATCAQVVKSGSDLRAHLSSHALENHFPVLGKVAPIQQSNSWVRK from the exons ATGTCAAAATCAGAAGATCACAACGACACAGACAACGCTTGCGTTGTATGTTTCAAGAATGTTGAGATTTACAGTATCGGAATGTGCGAACATCCAGTTTGTCACGACTGCAGTACTCGGATGAGAGTTTTATGTTGCCAGAACGAATGTCCTATATGCCGCCAAGACTTGCCAAAGGTTGTGTTTACCAGAGAAGTCAAGCCGTTTCGTCACTTGCGAAAAGGAAACCTTTTCGACAAAAGAtacaacatttattttgacgaTGAAGGTATACAAGAGAGGTTCATCAAGCTGCTCGCGCATTCTTGTGACATTTGCAAAGAGAGACAAGTATTCAGCAACTTCAACAGCCTCAAGGATCACATGAGGAGACTTCATGAATTACACTATTGCGATCTGTGTGTTGATAATTTGAAG ATTTTCTCCCATGAGAGACGGTGCTATACAAGGTCAGACCTTGCCCAACATCGAAGGAAAGGAGACGTGGATGATAGAAGTCACAAGGGGCATCCTCTGTGCGAGTTTTGCGATCAGCGCTACATGGACAACGACGAGTTGTTCCGTCACTTACGAAGAGATCACTTGTATTGTCATTTCTGTGACGCGGATGGATTGCACCAATATTACAGTACTTACGATTATCTCAGAGATCACTTCAGGCTCGAGCATTTTCTGTGTGAGGAAGGTCCTTGcgcggaagaaaaattcaccTGCGTATTTAGATCCGACATTGATTTGAAAGCACATAAGGCTAGCATTCACGGTAAACAATTGGGAAAAGCAGCTGCTAAACAGGCTCGGACTTTGGAGCTGGAATTCACTTTAGCACCACGAGGTGATAGCAGAAACAATCGAAGGATGCCGGGGATTTCGTCACTGACTAGAAATACCAGGGAACACAACAGTAACAGAGATTACAATAATCGGGAATATAACAACAGAGATTTTCAGCAGGAAGCTGGGGCAGTTGGTGGAGTTGATTATTTTCTGACCACAAATGAGCCAACCTATTTAAGGCAACCTTCTGTTGACTTTCAAAGCACTCAAGAGTTTCCTACGTTGGGCAACGCAACTCCGGTGGTTCCAAACCTAGGTCAGACAAAGAGTAGAGGAAACCTGACGATACGAAGCACAATGAGACCCACGACTTTGGATGTGACAGACGAAAACTTTCCTGCACTGGGTCCAGAGTCTTCTAGTGCTAGTGGAACTATTTCGAAAACTGTTAATTTGAGTGTCTCTAGCTCAAACAAGCTTGGTCCAAGTACACCACAACGCCAACAGAGCGCTACTTCAAACGTATCCATTCATGTTAATCATAAACCGAATGGTACTGTAACTACGAGAGTCTCGGGACCTAATATTAGGATTCGGCCCGCTCAACTGTCTCGAGATTCCGACTTTCCAGCATTGGGAAATCCTGAACCTAGTACAAACCTAAACACGGCACAATGGACAAAAGTTACCTGTACAAAGACACCGCATAACGTTGTTCCCAAGTCTAAAAAAGTTGCACCACCACCGCTGGCACCTTCGCCACCTATAGCATCCGGCAAAGATTTTCCGAGTCTCTCCAAGTCATCGAAATCCAATAAGCAATCAACTATTTCTGTTGTACCGTCCACACCTTCGTGGGTTCAACCACAGACATCCGAAACGAACAGTGCGAAGGCTACGAGTGATTGTACTAAAGGAAAgaccaaaaagaaaaaagctaaGCAGATCACAAATAGTAGTAATTCTAGCGGCAATGAATCCAGCAGTTCAAAATCGAATTCAAATGCCTCAAATTTAAACAAAGATAAAGAATCATTTAAGAATGCCGAGGATGTtgtcaaaaaagaaaacagcgCATCGAAGAATTCGACTGATGAACCTAAGAAAGTTGAAGATGTTAAACGCGGTGGTGGAACTTCGAAAAGTAAAGCAGCATCGGCAATGGTGTCTGAGGAATTGAAGCAGAATGAAGAAGTGCCTCGGAAGGATAATGAGCAAtctaaaaaagagaaaaagaaatcgaaaaatgtttcgCAAATCAACGTTAGTTCCACGGACAACACATTCAACTCAGCAAGTTCAGTAAATGGGAATAGTAGTACAGTTAATGCTCAGCCAAATACAGTCCAGAGAAAACGTTCGgagttaaaaattgatagcCTAAAATCAACAAACAATAATACCAATTTTGAGGATTTTCCAGCCTTAGGATCTCTTCCAACCAGACCCCCAGGATTTACAGAACCTCCTCCAGGTTTTGGATCAGCTCCGCCACCTCCGCCAGGATTCTTTGTCACACTGAATAGTGTTCAACGTCCGCAAAGTAATGGCTTGACCTTCACAAATAGTTCGGGTCAAAGTTACTCCATTTTACCAAACAACGACAAGCAGCAAGATAAACACTACGAATATGTACCGCCTCCAGATTTTTccaagagaaataaaaatctagtTGCCAAGGTCAGCGAAGAACTTGGTGTTTCAGAAGCGATAGAAGAGTTTCGATATCTTAGCGGACTTTTCAGACAGGGTACTTGCAATGCTCAGGATTATTACAGTCGTTGTCGCGACTCGATGGGTATGTCAGCATTTGGAACAATATTTCCAGAACTTCTCGTTCTTTTGCCAGATATTAGCAAACAACAAGAATTATTCAAGATTCATAAAAAAGAATCTGGTTCAAAACTCAAAGGGTTAGATGCGTGTGCAACATGTGCCCAAGTTGTAAAAAGCGGCTCTGACTTGAGAGCTCACTTATCCAGCCATGCCCTGGAAAATCATTTTCCTGTTCTTGGAAAAGTAGCACCTATCCAACAAAGTAACAGTTGGGTGAGAAAATGA
- the LOC107218108 gene encoding 39S ribosomal protein L9, mitochondrial, protein MWNNSVNLSKNLQYLSSPFLAAYNGFLSQQTRNTFILKRRTPPGLAKKNGPSKVLRGRHFVYELVEDTNVRKKPDLQLILTSYVEGLGNKGDLVTVPRNKGYTKLLLPRLATYATPENIDKTKAAADDQVSRYSSPYVERTINVLSTRTLPVLMSNTNPWVLEKWHIRTWLRRSGFHLQDESITLPDKPISGPNPAMEGKDFYITVTINKKEQVKVRCRLFQIDKKNFTVPEEYYKNTAEPIFPEDKSILDTMPGFYLRESKSSRI, encoded by the exons atgtggAATAATTCGGTAAACCTGTCAAAGAATCTTCAGTACCTGTCTTCCCCATTTTTGGCCGCATATAATGGTTTTTTATCACAACAAACACGG AACACATTTATACTGAAGAGGCGAACACCTCCTGGCCTCGCGAAGAAAAATGGTCCATCGAAAGTCCTCAGAGGAAGACACTTTGTGTACGAGCTTGTCGAGGATACCAATGTGCGCAAGAAACCAGATTTGCAATTGATTTTAACATCGTACGTCGAAGGCCTGGGCAACAAAGGAGACCTAGTTACGGTTCCACGTAACAAAGGTTATACTAAGCTTTTGTTGCCAAGATTAGCGACGTATGCAACTCCGGAAAATATTGATAAGACTAAGGCGGCTGCAGATGATCAAGTCAGCCGATATAGCAGTCCTTATGTAGAACGCACGATTAATGTTTTGTCGACTAGGACGCTGCCTGTTTTAATGTCAAACACCAATCCATGGGTGTTGGAAAAATGGCATATCAGAACATGGCTTCGCAGATCAGGATTTCACCTGCAAGATGAATCTATAACATTACCCGATAAACCAATTTCAGGACCAAATCCAGCAATGGAGGGCAAAGACTTTTACATTACcgttacaataaataaaaaagaacagGTTAAAGTAAGATGTagattatttcaaattgacAAAAAGAACTTCACAGTGCCTGAGGAGTATTACAAAAATACTGCAGAACCCATTTTTCCTGAGGATAAATCTATCTTAGATACAATGCCAGGGTTTTACCTTAGGGAATCTAAAAGTAGTCGTATTTAG
- the LOC107218101 gene encoding uncharacterized protein LOC107218101: protein MQASVPCEKRFLWDESNDCLYLLGAPKQESEQVGNGHRKHPQKSKKSDVYCPHAYLELKFAETLSPDDKMQFRRNLMRKVGPTEPNVITLQDIKDIVIFLVINPISIEFINFFHEPVVDRFLRSLIIYFQHYIEVWEDLCQKRAATARKAPNPLASGGQLRQSDEMQNLRSLVGREYCDILIGAKDSLPYHHMVANKKSPSDEPSGQSQGEKDLRIFETLIRMSHKVVWIALQRKHSCLIEIEMHRLFRTDSFNTAKRLCGNLITDTMSEDEIRVLQGPKIPAKRKLLRNSPLPYQIINTCCDYRVLSIGIPYFETHDPRIEYLEKALLADETELQNLGIKVGILGQSRSDYDMMLMRTNVDEDKPDDRTSVDLEKEKWEKRDSEGVQKRIQLHEVHEIISMPTFGDDPELIAEYPVEPGSVKYGGSQAAREVARKKWIARAMKCSNKNYVDIVSIEASEQ, encoded by the exons atGCAGGCGAGTGTTCCATgtgaaaaaagatttttatgGGACGAAAGCAACGACTGCTTGTATTTATTGGG AGCCCCGAAACAAGAGAGTGAACAAGTAGGCAATGGTCACAGAAAACATCCtcaaaagtcgaaaaaatcCGATGTCTACTGTCCACATGCATATTTAGAACTGAAATTTGCTGAAACCTTAAGTCCGGACGATAAg ATGCAATTTAGGCGAAACTTGATGAGAAAAGTTGGCCCCACCGAACCAAATGTGATTACCCTTCAAGATATTAAAGATATCGTGATATTCCTGGTGATAAATCCGATCAGTATAGAGTTTATCAACTTCTTCCACGAGCCGGTGGTGGATCGATTTTTGAGGTCTCTTATAATCTATTTCCAACATTACATAGAAGTATGGGAAGATTTGTGCCAGAAGCGAGCAGCTACGGCAAGAAAAGCTCCAAATCCTCTAGCATCAGGTGGACAGTTGAGGCAGAGTGATGAAATGCAGAATTTACGATCTCTGGTCGGTCGAGAATATTGCGATATATTAATTGGAGCCAAGGACAGTCTCCCGTACCATCACATGGTTGCTAATAAGAAATCACCCAGTGACGAACCGTCTGGACAATCGCAAGGAGAAAAAGATCtgagaatttttgaaactctAATCAGGATGTCGCATAAAGTCGTCTGGATTGCTCTACAGAGAAAACACTCATGTCTCATTG AAATAGAGATGCATCGATTGTTCAGAACAGACTCTTTCAACACAGCAAAACGATTGTGCGGCAATTTAATTACAGATACTATGTCTGAGGATGAGATTCGCGTTTTGCAGGGGCCAAAAATACCTGCTAAGAGGAAGCTCTTAAGAAACTCGCCGTTGCCTTATCAAATCATAAACACATGCTGTGACTATCGTGTCTTATCTATAG GAATTCCGTATTTTGAAACACATGACCCGAGAATTGAGTATTTAGAAAAAGCTTTACTGGCAGATGAGACGGAGCTGCAAAACTTAGGAATCAAAGTAGGTATTTTAGGTCAATCGCGTTCGGATTATGATATGATGCTTATGCGTACGAACGTGGATGAAGATAAGCCAGATGATCGGACGAGCGTTGActtggaaaaagagaaatggGAAAAGAGGGACTCTGAGGGAGTCCAAAAGAGAATT CAATTACACGAGGTGCACGAAATTATAAGTATGCCAACGTTTGGGGATGATCCGGAATTAATTGCCGAGTATCCAGTTGAACCTGGCTCGGTGAAATATGGGGGTAGTCAGGCAGCAAGAGAAGTCGCGCGGAAAAAGTGGATTGCCAGAGCTATGAAGTGCTCCAATaagaattacgtcgatatagtctCTATAGAAGCCAGCGAACAATAA
- the LOC107218124 gene encoding INO80 complex subunit D gives MDNKLKFSDRLKALLKTEARQEVDPYVFNEPEPLTAINSRNVKNQSSKNSKPSLNHKIVKNNRAKGKCTRQRVKPESGSVAASRIVNRDKESEVDVEGTGRGLELRFSNSIQRKQRHLENLLRLKPKRHRRDHMLLYYPRAGDEMSDSDSSGDETAVYQRHWFSVENTSGVNRSARLSQLRSHLRRRLAQLQKSRPESESQLQEKAQCLLEAAWRDPEATARALYDSPGSSKAVDSPLLVGTLCGVEGCCQISLPCTRHCSRHIMINGDQLLFEHCTAKFSDNTQCCIPVFDVAHELPLCPEHARKRDNYHRKAQESKPKKARKKPTSPTISRPKPKARPKKRKRPSCSRSETKNCGVIQDQNHYVNQIGTSDNHTKTLNNLNAPQGTSHSSGLNLGLGLGSLGLGTALKADLGDHEVFASLDPAEHDFGNVLNNLPADAFNDLFIESRNGEYEPSREEEEELERALEAVDKDVRNLERMGQSHGLLEPALLAQLMSDIAS, from the exons ATGGACAATAAGTTGAAGTTTTCAGACCGGCTAAAGGCTCTGCTCAAAACTGAGGCTCGCCAAGAAGTGGATCCTTATGTATTTAACGAGCCAGAGCCGCTTACCGCCATAAACAGTAGGAATGTCAAGAACCAATCTTCCAAGAATTCCAAGCCCAGTCTAAACCataaaatagttaagaacaACAGGGCCAAAGGCAAATGTACAAGACAGAGGGTCAAACCTGAGTCCGGATCGGTAGCTGCCTCAAGAATAGTGAACAGAGACAAAGAATCCGAGGTCGACGTCGAGGGAACAGGACGGGGTCTCGAGCTCAGGTTTTCAAATTCTATTCAAAGGAAGCAGAGACACCTCGAAAACCTGCTTAGGTTGAAGCCGAAAAGACACAGACGAGACCACATGCTTCTCTACTATCCTAGAGCCGGAGACGAGATGTCAGACAGCGATTCGAGCGGGGATGAAACTGCAGTATATCAGCGTCACTGGTTCTCTGTCGAAAATACGAGCGGAGTGAATAGATCTGCCCGATTATCGCAGCTACGGTCTCATCTCAGACGACGATTGGCTCAGCTACAGAAAAGTAGACCTGAATCGGAGAGCCAGCTGCAGGAGAAGGCTCAGTGTTTGCTAGAGGCTGCTTGGAGAGATCCTGAGGCAACAGCCCGAGCCTTGTACGATTCGCCAGGGAGCAGTAAAGCGGTCGATAGTCCTCTTCTGGTCGGCACGTTGTGCGGTGTTGAAGGCTGCTGTCAGATATCATTACCGTGCACCCGCCACTGCTCGCGTCACATAATGATCAATGGGGATCAACTTCTCTTCGAGCATTGCACGGCAAAGTTTAGCGACAACACGCAGTGCTGTATACCGGTATTCGACGTCGCACACGAACTACCACTTTGCCCTGAACACGCGAGAAAAAGGGACAATTATCATCGCAAAGCTCAAGAGTCAAAACCGAAAAAAGCAAGGAAGAAACCGACATCTCCGACCATATCGAGACCGAAGCCTAAAGCCAGACCCAAGAAACGAAAGAGACCATCATGCAGTAGATCCGAGACTAAAAATTGCGGCGTTATTCAGGATCAGAATCATTACGTGAACCAGATCGGTACCAGCGATAATCACACAAAGACTTTGAACAATTTAAATGCTCCTCAAGGTACGTCGCACTCCTCGGGCCTCAATTTGGGCCTTGGTCTTGGGTCCCTTGGTCTTGGCACAGCGCTCAAGGCCGATCTCGGTGATCATGAAGTATTTGCCTCCCTCGACCCAGCCGAACATGATTTTGGCAACGTTCTCAATAACTTGCCCGCCGACGCGTTCAATGACTTATTTATTG AGAGCAGAAACGGGGAGTACGAGCCTTCaagagaagaggaagaagagctGGAGCGGGCTTTGGAAGCAGTGGATAAGGATGTTCGCAATTTAGAGCGCATGGGTCAAAGTCACGGTCTTTTAGAGCCTGCTTTGCTTGCCCAGCTCATGTCCGACATTGCTTCGTAG